The Flavobacterium piscisymbiosum genome includes a region encoding these proteins:
- a CDS encoding DUF5695 domain-containing protein produces MKKTTLLAVMICCSMASNNLQAQEYWDKIKAEKSTLEIDKGFINVSTKSFQLKLLKSSQTVAALSPATDKTFDFTPGERLSIRDKDGLYQLGDINFRIKDATGAWKNYSSAAKRASVKELSVSGTTLAAADLSNTFPAGTPLSVKRYYEDKNGDLVMRFEITNTSGAAIEIGALGIPMVFNNILEGKSLDETHAHNVFFDPYIGKDAGYLEVKRLSGHGPALLLLPEENMPFEAYRPLLDDATPRSIVFEGFHEWMPLSKAYAENEWKSAEQWNTPSSTVLESGASKNFSLKLVLVDEIKNIQKTLIEKERPLAIGVPGYVLPQDVDGQLFLQYKKAVKSFKIEPEGALAIEAKGKNDKGYFQYKVNGKKWGRARLTVTYEDGLQQTINYKVIKAEKDVVADFGHFSTTAQWFDEKNDPFHRNPSVISYDYETKKQVSQDSRVWIAGLSDEGGAGGWLGAIMKQLIEPNKEEIVKLEQFVDKTLWGGIQYNTADTLKYGVKKSVFYYEPTLMPEGTYSKDVNYKTWAAWDKKGSDDPGRSYNYPHVAAAHWTMYRLARYHKGLVTNHSWDWYLKNAYETSIAMTTLAPYYAQFGQMEGTVFLLILKDLKTEGYTEMANNLEAKMKARADHWRTLNYPFGSEMPWDSTGQEEVYMWSDYFGYNDKAKITLDAILAYMPTMPNWAYNGNARRYWDFLYGGKLSRVERQIHHYGSALNAIPVLEQFRKTPEDFHLLKVGYGGLLGGISNITEDGFGPSAFHSYPETLRIDYLSGDYGSGFFGYAVNTATFITNEKDLGWLAFGGNLKEKGDEVEVEITTAAKSKVFIGAKKMWLTLDAGTFNKVSYNTKTDEVKITLDPKTAYTPDAYLRIDKEVKLPYEKVRGAYKIALKTKAIQIKL; encoded by the coding sequence ATGAAAAAAACAACATTATTAGCCGTGATGATTTGTTGCTCAATGGCTTCAAATAATCTGCAAGCGCAGGAGTATTGGGATAAAATCAAAGCCGAAAAATCGACATTGGAGATAGATAAAGGATTCATTAATGTGAGCACCAAATCATTTCAGCTTAAATTATTAAAATCATCTCAAACGGTAGCTGCTTTGTCTCCTGCGACAGATAAAACCTTTGATTTTACTCCGGGTGAGCGACTTTCGATAAGAGACAAAGACGGACTTTACCAATTGGGAGATATTAATTTTAGAATTAAAGACGCCACCGGAGCTTGGAAAAATTATTCGAGTGCTGCCAAACGTGCTTCGGTAAAAGAACTTTCAGTTTCCGGAACTACATTGGCGGCAGCCGATCTTTCGAATACTTTTCCGGCAGGAACTCCGCTTAGCGTAAAACGTTATTACGAAGATAAAAACGGAGATTTGGTAATGCGTTTTGAAATTACGAATACTTCAGGCGCAGCAATAGAAATTGGAGCTTTGGGAATTCCTATGGTTTTTAATAATATTCTCGAAGGAAAATCATTGGATGAAACACATGCGCATAATGTATTTTTTGATCCTTATATTGGTAAAGATGCCGGTTATCTTGAAGTAAAAAGATTAAGCGGTCACGGTCCGGCATTGTTATTACTTCCTGAGGAAAATATGCCATTTGAAGCCTATCGTCCGTTATTGGATGACGCTACGCCAAGAAGTATCGTTTTTGAAGGATTTCATGAATGGATGCCATTGAGTAAAGCCTATGCTGAAAATGAATGGAAATCGGCAGAACAATGGAATACTCCTTCTTCGACAGTACTTGAGTCCGGAGCTTCAAAAAACTTTTCATTGAAATTGGTTTTGGTTGATGAAATTAAAAACATCCAAAAAACATTAATCGAAAAAGAACGTCCGCTAGCAATAGGAGTTCCCGGATATGTATTGCCGCAAGATGTTGATGGACAGCTATTTTTACAATACAAAAAAGCCGTTAAATCTTTTAAAATTGAACCGGAAGGCGCTTTGGCAATTGAGGCAAAAGGAAAAAATGATAAAGGATATTTTCAATACAAAGTAAACGGAAAAAAATGGGGCAGAGCCAGATTGACGGTAACTTATGAAGATGGTTTACAGCAAACTATTAATTATAAAGTAATAAAAGCTGAAAAAGATGTTGTGGCAGATTTTGGTCATTTCTCTACAACCGCACAATGGTTTGACGAGAAAAACGATCCTTTTCACAGAAACCCTTCGGTAATCTCGTATGATTATGAAACTAAAAAACAAGTAAGTCAGGACAGTCGTGTATGGATTGCGGGTTTAAGTGACGAAGGTGGAGCAGGAGGCTGGTTGGGTGCTATTATGAAACAATTGATAGAACCGAATAAAGAAGAAATAGTAAAACTGGAGCAATTTGTTGACAAAACGTTGTGGGGCGGAATTCAGTATAACACAGCAGATACGCTTAAATATGGTGTTAAAAAGAGTGTTTTTTATTACGAACCTACTTTAATGCCGGAAGGAACTTACAGTAAAGATGTAAATTATAAAACATGGGCTGCATGGGATAAAAAAGGATCTGATGATCCGGGAAGATCGTATAATTACCCACACGTTGCCGCTGCACACTGGACGATGTATCGTTTGGCCAGATACCACAAAGGTTTGGTAACAAATCACAGCTGGGATTGGTATTTAAAAAATGCCTACGAAACCAGTATTGCAATGACAACTCTGGCGCCTTATTATGCGCAGTTTGGACAAATGGAAGGAACGGTTTTTTTATTGATTTTAAAAGATCTAAAAACCGAAGGATATACCGAAATGGCGAATAATCTGGAAGCTAAAATGAAAGCAAGAGCCGATCATTGGCGAACGCTAAATTATCCTTTTGGAAGTGAAATGCCTTGGGATTCTACAGGTCAGGAAGAAGTATATATGTGGTCGGATTATTTTGGATACAATGACAAAGCAAAGATCACGCTGGATGCTATTTTAGCCTATATGCCAACAATGCCTAACTGGGCTTATAACGGAAACGCGCGCAGGTATTGGGACTTTCTATATGGAGGAAAATTGTCGAGAGTAGAACGTCAGATTCATCATTATGGCTCAGCGCTGAATGCGATTCCGGTTTTGGAACAATTCAGAAAAACACCTGAAGATTTTCATTTGCTAAAAGTAGGTTACGGCGGATTATTAGGAGGAATTTCAAATATTACCGAAGATGGTTTTGGGCCATCGGCTTTTCACTCTTATCCTGAAACGCTTAGAATCGATTATTTATCTGGTGATTATGGTTCTGGTTTCTTTGGTTATGCGGTAAATACAGCAACATTTATAACGAATGAAAAAGATTTGGGCTGGTTGGCTTTTGGAGGAAATTTAAAAGAAAAAGGCGATGAAGTCGAAGTAGAAATTACAACAGCAGCTAAATCTAAAGTATTCATTGGGGCAAAAAAAATGTGGCTGACATTAGATGCAGGAACATTTAATAAAGTAAGTTACAATACTAAAACGGATGAAGTAAAAATTACTTTAGATCCTAAAACAGCGTATACACCAGATGCTTATTTAAGAATCGATAAAGAGGTAAAATTGCCTTACGAAAAAGTAAGAGGAGCGTATAAAATTGCGTTGAAAACAAAAGCAATTCAAATTAAATTATAA
- a CDS encoding DUF885 family protein has protein sequence MKKYFLTLFLFLAMAVPSFANDLIDVINTFQADKTALQNFYSNNESEEYYVRFSKFYADWEKTVKAIDFKNLSKDGKVDYLLLKNLINKENYFLQIEYKGYKEVASVLDFSDDITLFIKERRRGKRPVSSQLAKAFDLAGISIDKKTEVLKNKPFKDWFAADKAAKSVVSFEKSLKEAYEFYYSYDPDFTWWMQKPYKNLSDKLKVYEEFLRGNYSKNSVKDDGSGIIGKPIGREAIIKSLSYEYIPYSPEELIAIAQNQFEWCKKEMIKASTELGYGSDWKKALEHVKDTYVPAGEQPQAITDLYTQSVKFIEDRDLITLPDLTKETWQMIMMTPERQKINPFFTGGWEISISYPTEDMDQKDKLMSMRGNNPNFSFATVQHELLPGHNLQFFMNSRYKSYRQPFDTPFWMEGWALYWEINLWNKQFPQTPEQKLGMLFWRIHRCARIIFSLKYHLGEMTPQQCIDLLVNEVGHERANAEAEVRRSFASGDAPLYQVAYMTGGLQFYALRNELLAKGWTEKQFHDRVLKENIMPVEMLRIILEDLPVAEDYKTNWKFSTDFK, from the coding sequence ATGAAAAAATATTTCCTAACCCTTTTTTTATTTTTAGCAATGGCAGTTCCATCATTTGCAAACGACCTTATTGATGTTATAAATACTTTTCAGGCAGATAAAACAGCCTTGCAGAATTTTTATTCGAACAATGAATCAGAAGAATATTATGTTCGATTTTCAAAGTTTTATGCCGATTGGGAAAAAACTGTAAAAGCGATCGATTTTAAAAATTTATCTAAAGACGGAAAAGTAGATTATTTGCTGTTGAAAAATCTAATTAATAAAGAGAATTACTTTTTACAAATAGAATATAAAGGGTATAAAGAAGTCGCTTCGGTATTGGATTTTTCAGATGATATTACTCTTTTTATCAAAGAAAGAAGAAGAGGCAAAAGACCCGTTTCGAGTCAGTTGGCAAAAGCATTTGACCTTGCCGGAATTAGTATTGATAAAAAAACGGAGGTCTTAAAAAATAAACCTTTTAAAGATTGGTTCGCAGCAGACAAAGCAGCGAAGTCAGTCGTTTCTTTCGAGAAATCATTAAAAGAAGCTTATGAATTTTATTATAGTTACGATCCTGATTTTACCTGGTGGATGCAGAAACCGTATAAAAACCTATCGGATAAACTTAAAGTTTACGAAGAATTTTTAAGAGGAAACTATTCTAAAAACAGCGTAAAAGATGACGGAAGCGGCATTATAGGAAAACCAATTGGCAGAGAAGCTATTATCAAAAGTTTATCGTATGAATATATTCCATATTCCCCTGAAGAACTTATTGCTATTGCACAAAATCAATTTGAATGGTGCAAAAAAGAAATGATAAAAGCATCGACAGAATTAGGTTACGGAAGCGATTGGAAAAAAGCGCTGGAACATGTAAAAGATACTTACGTTCCTGCAGGAGAACAACCACAAGCGATAACTGATTTATACACTCAGTCGGTTAAATTCATAGAAGACAGGGACTTAATCACTTTACCGGATTTGACAAAAGAAACCTGGCAAATGATTATGATGACACCGGAACGCCAGAAGATAAATCCGTTTTTTACCGGAGGATGGGAAATCAGTATTTCGTATCCAACCGAAGATATGGATCAGAAAGACAAGCTGATGAGTATGCGTGGCAATAATCCGAACTTTTCTTTTGCGACCGTACAGCACGAATTATTGCCGGGACATAATTTGCAGTTTTTCATGAACAGCCGTTACAAATCGTACAGACAGCCTTTTGATACTCCGTTTTGGATGGAAGGCTGGGCTTTGTATTGGGAAATCAATCTTTGGAACAAACAATTTCCGCAAACGCCGGAACAAAAATTAGGAATGTTATTCTGGAGAATTCACCGTTGTGCCCGAATCATTTTTTCATTAAAATACCATTTGGGAGAAATGACGCCACAACAATGCATTGATTTGTTAGTAAACGAAGTAGGGCATGAAAGAGCCAATGCAGAGGCCGAAGTAAGACGTTCTTTTGCCAGTGGAGATGCACCATTATATCAGGTTGCTTATATGACAGGTGGATTACAGTTTTATGCTTTAAGAAACGAATTACTGGCCAAAGGTTGGACAGAAAAACAATTTCACGACCGCGTTTTAAAAGAAAACATAATGCCGGTCGAAATGCTCAGAATTATATTAGAAGATTTACCTGTTGCTGAAGATTATAAAACGAATTGGAAGTTTTCGACTGATTTTAAATAA
- a CDS encoding beta-L-arabinofuranosidase domain-containing protein, with protein sequence MTRYRLFICVLLSFWASCSTTVMAQGGDQILDGIGETGLIARYIFDGNAKDWSRNNLHGKIQESQAKFVNDEQFGKVLSLPADAKAFVTLPGDALVGEESVSITGWIFLRSAQKGQIFFDFGKSANAHFFAEPIATDGGFQAEINNGAGAKYKANAPALEKDKWYHVAVVINIPSKSITTFVNGVQVSETKNVALNLDQIFDNKSGDKNVLYIGKSLTSETASLNAKLHDFRIYRIPLNDKQVARIYHNSLKEEKEEESGEEQAKDLPSFSKTSPQLYNQYLTSVSDISVTTGVGFLPRLPSYIKGVYKDGVQGPEVRVIWPAPTDNSQVLKTGQYTVTGIIPGTDLKPKALVKVIAAKEVATPQRKLEVFHLDQVSLNNDLDGNQTKFIENRDKFITTLATTDPDSFLYMFRNAFGQAQPTGAEPLGVWDTQETKLRGHATGHYLTAIAQAYASTGYDKTLQANFKEKMEYMVNTLYDLEQLSGKPKEAGGKSVSDPTEVPFGPGKTSYDSDLSPEGIRTDYWNWGKGFISAYPPDQFIMLENGATYGGQKTQIWAPYYTLHKILAGLMDVYEVSGNEKALETAKGMGDWVYARMKKLPTETLISMWNRYIAGEFGGMNEAMARLYRITKDPHYLEVAQLFDNIKVFYGDAKHSHGLAKNVDTFRGLHANQHIPQIMGALEMYRDSNTPEYYNVADNFWYKTVNDYMYTIGGVAGARNPANAECFISQPATIYENGFSSGGQNETCATYNMLKLTGDLFLYDQRAEYMDYYERGLYNHILASVAQDSPANTYHVPLRPGSVKQFGNAHMTGFTCCNGTAIESNTKFQNSIYFKSTDTNTLYVNLYVPSTLEWTEKKVTIVQTTDFPNEDFTRLTIKGNGKFDIKVRVPHWATKGFFVKINGKEEKVKAQPGSYLTLNRKWKDGDAIELRMPFQFHLESVMDQQNIASLFYGPILLAAQEPEPRKDWRKVTLDVKDISKSIQGNPKKLEFTIDGIVYKPFYESYGRHSVYLDVTLK encoded by the coding sequence ATGACAAGATATAGGCTATTTATTTGTGTATTGTTAAGTTTTTGGGCATCCTGTTCAACTACAGTAATGGCACAAGGAGGCGATCAGATTTTAGACGGAATTGGTGAGACAGGATTGATAGCGCGCTATATATTTGACGGAAATGCAAAGGATTGGTCAAGAAATAATTTACACGGAAAAATTCAGGAATCACAAGCCAAATTTGTAAATGACGAACAGTTTGGTAAAGTATTGTCTTTACCGGCAGATGCCAAAGCTTTTGTAACACTACCGGGTGATGCATTAGTAGGAGAAGAATCTGTAAGTATTACAGGCTGGATTTTCCTGCGATCTGCACAAAAAGGGCAAATATTTTTTGATTTTGGAAAAAGTGCCAATGCTCATTTTTTTGCTGAACCAATAGCAACTGATGGAGGATTTCAGGCTGAAATAAATAATGGAGCAGGAGCAAAATACAAAGCAAATGCACCAGCTCTTGAAAAAGACAAATGGTATCATGTGGCCGTTGTGATCAATATTCCATCTAAATCTATTACCACTTTCGTGAATGGTGTACAGGTAAGCGAAACTAAAAATGTAGCACTCAATTTAGATCAGATTTTCGATAATAAATCAGGAGATAAAAATGTGCTTTACATTGGTAAATCATTAACATCAGAAACCGCTTCTCTTAATGCTAAACTACATGATTTTAGAATCTATCGTATTCCTTTAAACGATAAACAAGTGGCCAGAATCTATCATAATTCTTTAAAAGAAGAGAAGGAAGAAGAATCAGGAGAAGAACAAGCAAAAGATCTTCCGTCGTTTTCTAAAACAAGTCCGCAACTCTATAATCAATATTTAACCAGCGTTTCAGACATTTCAGTAACAACCGGAGTAGGGTTTCTGCCTAGATTACCAAGTTATATAAAAGGAGTTTACAAAGATGGCGTTCAGGGACCGGAAGTTCGTGTAATCTGGCCGGCACCAACAGACAATAGTCAGGTACTAAAAACAGGTCAATATACCGTAACCGGAATCATTCCCGGAACCGATTTAAAACCAAAAGCCCTTGTAAAAGTAATCGCTGCAAAAGAAGTTGCAACACCACAACGTAAATTAGAAGTATTTCATCTTGATCAGGTTTCTTTGAATAATGATCTTGACGGAAACCAGACAAAATTTATAGAGAACCGCGATAAATTCATCACAACACTTGCCACTACAGATCCGGATTCTTTTTTATATATGTTTCGCAATGCTTTTGGACAAGCACAGCCAACAGGAGCAGAACCACTTGGAGTTTGGGATACACAAGAAACCAAATTACGCGGACATGCAACCGGACATTACTTAACGGCCATTGCTCAGGCCTATGCAAGTACAGGTTATGATAAAACGCTTCAGGCGAATTTTAAGGAAAAAATGGAGTACATGGTCAATACATTGTACGACTTAGAACAGCTTTCAGGAAAACCAAAGGAAGCCGGAGGTAAATCTGTGTCAGATCCTACGGAAGTTCCTTTTGGTCCTGGAAAAACAAGTTACGATTCAGATTTAAGTCCTGAAGGTATTCGTACTGATTATTGGAATTGGGGTAAAGGTTTCATTAGTGCCTATCCGCCAGATCAGTTTATTATGCTCGAAAACGGAGCAACTTACGGAGGACAAAAAACTCAAATTTGGGCACCTTATTATACATTACATAAAATCCTTGCCGGATTGATGGATGTTTACGAAGTAAGCGGAAACGAAAAAGCGCTTGAAACAGCCAAAGGCATGGGAGACTGGGTGTATGCGCGTATGAAAAAACTACCTACCGAAACGCTTATTAGTATGTGGAATAGGTATATAGCAGGAGAATTTGGCGGAATGAACGAAGCCATGGCAAGATTGTACAGAATCACAAAAGATCCTCATTATCTGGAAGTAGCCCAATTATTCGATAACATCAAAGTGTTTTACGGCGATGCAAAACACTCACACGGACTGGCAAAAAATGTAGACACTTTCCGCGGATTGCATGCCAATCAGCACATTCCGCAAATTATGGGAGCGCTCGAAATGTACCGCGATTCTAATACGCCTGAATATTACAACGTAGCTGATAACTTTTGGTACAAAACCGTAAACGACTATATGTATACGATTGGGGGTGTTGCAGGAGCAAGAAATCCTGCCAATGCAGAATGTTTTATAAGCCAGCCGGCTACGATTTACGAAAATGGTTTTTCATCGGGAGGTCAAAATGAGACTTGTGCGACTTACAATATGCTGAAACTAACAGGAGATTTGTTCCTTTATGATCAGCGTGCAGAATATATGGATTATTATGAGCGTGGTCTTTACAATCATATTCTGGCTTCTGTGGCACAAGATAGTCCTGCCAATACGTATCACGTACCGTTAAGACCGGGTTCTGTAAAACAGTTTGGTAATGCACACATGACAGGATTTACCTGCTGTAACGGAACGGCAATTGAGAGTAATACAAAATTTCAAAATTCGATTTATTTTAAAAGTACAGACACCAATACATTGTATGTCAACCTTTACGTACCATCCACTTTAGAATGGACAGAAAAAAAGGTAACCATAGTACAAACAACAGATTTTCCTAATGAAGATTTTACCCGATTGACCATTAAAGGAAATGGCAAATTTGACATAAAAGTTCGCGTACCGCATTGGGCAACCAAAGGATTTTTTGTAAAGATAAATGGTAAAGAGGAAAAAGTAAAAGCCCAACCCGGAAGCTATCTTACTTTGAATAGAAAATGGAAAGACGGAGACGCAATTGAATTGCGCATGCCGTTTCAGTTTCACTTAGAATCGGTAATGGATCAGCAAAATATCGCGAGTTTATTTTACGGACCAATATTGCTTGCAGCACAGGAACCTGAACCAAGAAAAGACTGGCGTAAAGTTACCTTAGATGTTAAAGATATTAGTAAATCAATACAGGGAAATCCTAAGAAATTAGAATTTACTATCGACGGAATTGTATACAAACCATTTTACGAAAGCTATGGCCGCCATTCTGTTTATCTGGATGTTACGCTGAAATAG
- a CDS encoding S9 family peptidase has product MRTTGKKISVFLTLSYCLIAQAQGTLKEYKRANAVDSLFKNKVINIPKEFHWVGNDYVWYSNNLLKGKEFLLVDAKQQKQQQAFDHHKLAQSLSKIAGKEINAKDLPIENLEFDKTLSTLTFTADTIKISCNLSTYELKKLGAYKKPLKANDYWGGNFDELGNKPVGSPDSLHTAFIKNYNLYIINKKTKVETQLSYDGSKGFYYSSYLQWSPNSAEIMAYKVRPGEEHKIYFVESSPKDQFQPKLQTRDYLKPGDQLPFKSPQLFVVASKKQIPVATDLFQEQYDLSGFEWKEDNSSFTFEYNQRGHQVYRVLEVNATTGKVKVIIEETSPTFVEYSGKRYRFDSKKSNEIVWASERDGWNHLYLYDALTGKVKNQITKGNWPVREVIKVDEEKKQIYFTASGLDKDQDPYLLQFCRIDFNGKNFTRLTTENGNHKVTFSPDYKYYVDQYSRVDLAPITILKSVDTQKVIAEMQKADITELQKTGWTAPEVFTAKGRDGKTDIWGVIVRPTTFDPNRKYPIIEYIYAGPQDSFVPKNFQSYYWAMSSLAELGFIVVQIDGMGTSNRSKAFHDVCWKNLKDGGFPDRKLWMKAAAAKYPYMNIDKVGIHGTSAGGQNAGAALVFNSDFYDVAVASCGCHDNRMDKMWWNEQWMGYPVGPEYEACSNTANAAQLNGNLMLILGELDDNVDPASTMQFANALIKANKNFELVTVPGMGHSAGGDYGERKRRDYFVQHLLGVTPPEWSEVYK; this is encoded by the coding sequence ATGAGAACAACTGGTAAAAAAATAAGTGTATTTTTAACACTTTCGTATTGTTTAATCGCTCAGGCTCAGGGAACTTTGAAAGAGTATAAGAGAGCGAATGCTGTAGATTCTTTGTTCAAAAATAAAGTAATCAATATTCCAAAAGAGTTTCATTGGGTTGGAAATGACTATGTATGGTATAGCAATAATCTATTAAAAGGAAAAGAATTTCTTTTGGTAGATGCCAAACAGCAAAAACAACAACAAGCTTTTGATCATCATAAATTAGCACAGTCATTATCAAAAATAGCAGGGAAAGAAATAAATGCCAAAGATCTCCCAATTGAAAATTTAGAGTTTGACAAAACCTTGTCTACACTTACTTTTACAGCAGATACAATCAAAATCTCTTGTAATTTAAGTACTTACGAATTAAAGAAATTAGGTGCCTATAAAAAGCCTTTGAAAGCAAATGATTATTGGGGCGGAAACTTTGATGAATTGGGCAATAAACCTGTAGGTTCTCCGGATTCTTTACATACGGCATTCATTAAAAATTACAATTTATACATAATCAACAAAAAGACTAAAGTAGAAACCCAGTTGAGTTATGATGGCTCAAAAGGTTTTTATTATTCATCATATTTACAGTGGTCGCCAAATAGTGCCGAAATCATGGCATATAAAGTAAGACCAGGTGAAGAACACAAAATTTATTTTGTAGAATCAAGTCCTAAAGATCAGTTTCAGCCGAAATTACAAACGAGAGATTATTTAAAACCAGGGGATCAATTGCCATTTAAGAGTCCGCAATTGTTTGTTGTGGCTTCAAAAAAACAAATTCCGGTGGCGACTGATTTATTTCAGGAACAATATGATCTTTCAGGGTTTGAATGGAAAGAAGATAATAGCAGTTTTACTTTCGAATACAATCAAAGGGGACATCAGGTGTATCGTGTTCTGGAAGTAAATGCGACAACTGGAAAAGTAAAGGTTATTATAGAAGAAACGAGTCCGACATTTGTAGAATACAGCGGAAAAAGATACCGTTTTGATAGTAAAAAAAGCAACGAAATTGTTTGGGCTTCGGAACGTGACGGATGGAATCATTTGTATTTATACGACGCTCTTACAGGTAAAGTAAAGAATCAGATAACAAAAGGTAACTGGCCAGTTAGAGAAGTAATTAAAGTAGATGAAGAAAAGAAACAAATCTATTTTACGGCAAGCGGATTAGACAAAGACCAGGATCCGTATTTATTACAGTTTTGCCGAATTGATTTTAATGGAAAAAACTTCACAAGATTAACAACAGAAAACGGGAATCACAAAGTGACTTTTTCGCCAGATTATAAATATTACGTCGATCAGTATTCGCGTGTAGATTTGGCACCAATTACCATTTTAAAAAGCGTCGACACTCAAAAAGTTATTGCTGAAATGCAAAAAGCGGATATCACCGAATTACAGAAAACAGGCTGGACAGCACCGGAAGTTTTTACTGCCAAAGGAAGAGACGGAAAAACAGACATTTGGGGCGTTATTGTACGCCCAACTACTTTTGATCCTAATAGAAAATATCCTATTATCGAATACATTTATGCTGGTCCGCAGGATTCATTTGTACCTAAAAATTTCCAGTCTTATTACTGGGCAATGTCTTCGTTGGCTGAATTAGGATTTATTGTGGTTCAGATTGACGGAATGGGAACTTCAAATCGCTCAAAAGCTTTTCATGATGTTTGCTGGAAGAATTTAAAAGACGGAGGTTTTCCCGACAGAAAACTCTGGATGAAAGCCGCTGCAGCCAAATATCCTTATATGAATATTGACAAAGTGGGAATTCACGGAACATCGGCCGGAGGACAAAATGCGGGAGCAGCCTTGGTTTTTAATTCTGATTTTTATGATGTAGCCGTAGCATCTTGTGGTTGTCATGATAATCGAATGGATAAAATGTGGTGGAACGAACAATGGATGGGATATCCTGTAGGACCAGAATATGAAGCTTGCTCGAATACAGCAAATGCTGCACAGCTAAACGGAAATTTGATGTTGATTCTTGGGGAATTAGATGATAATGTTGATCCGGCTTCTACTATGCAATTTGCAAACGCGCTGATAAAAGCCAATAAAAATTTTGAATTAGTAACCGTTCCCGGAATGGGACATTCGGCCGGAGGTGATTATGGAGAACGCAAACGCAGAGACTATTTTGTGCAGCATTTATTAGGTGTTACACCACCGGAGTGGAGCGAAGTTTATAAGTAA
- a CDS encoding APC family permease — protein MTDNNKEEFKKELGLLDGTMLVVGSMIGSGIFIVSADIARQVGSTGWLILIWLISGIITMIAAVSYGELSAMFPNAGGQYVYLKEAYNKLVAFLYGWSFFAVIQTGTIAAVGVAFSKFTAYLIPAVSDENIIYEMGSFKLNVAQIVSIVTIIFLTYLNTRGVKNSKILQTILTIIKIVSISGLIIFGFTLAAKSSIWNMNWTDAWTPRSFNTETSSWMPIGTTALISGISAAMVGTLFSSDSWTGVTFIAGEIKNPKRNVGLSMFLGTLIVTIIYVLVNIMYVAVIPLCEIAGAKSDRVAVVAADYIFGDIGTLIIAIMIMISTFACNNGLIMAGARVYYTMATDGLFFKKAALLNHSSVPAWALWAQCIWASVLCLTGKYGDLLDFVIIIVLIFYILTIYGIIRLRKKMPDAVRPYKAIGYPFLPLLYIVIASAVCVSLLFTKFSTCGWGVLIMLMGIPIYYLIKEKTPN, from the coding sequence ATGACAGACAATAACAAGGAAGAATTTAAAAAAGAACTCGGACTTCTCGACGGAACCATGCTTGTAGTAGGTTCCATGATAGGTTCAGGAATATTTATTGTAAGTGCCGATATTGCCCGACAAGTAGGATCAACAGGATGGCTTATTTTAATATGGCTTATTTCAGGAATCATAACGATGATTGCTGCAGTAAGTTACGGAGAATTAAGCGCTATGTTTCCTAATGCCGGCGGACAATACGTTTATCTTAAAGAAGCCTATAATAAATTAGTAGCGTTTTTATATGGCTGGAGCTTTTTTGCCGTTATCCAAACCGGAACAATTGCGGCGGTTGGCGTTGCATTTTCGAAATTTACAGCCTATTTAATTCCGGCAGTAAGTGATGAAAATATTATTTACGAAATGGGAAGTTTTAAACTCAATGTAGCCCAAATCGTTTCTATTGTAACGATTATTTTTCTTACTTATCTGAATACCCGCGGTGTAAAAAATAGCAAGATTCTACAAACGATTTTAACCATTATAAAAATAGTTTCCATTTCAGGATTAATCATCTTCGGATTTACATTAGCAGCCAAATCTTCTATCTGGAATATGAACTGGACAGATGCCTGGACGCCGCGTTCCTTTAATACCGAAACAAGTTCCTGGATGCCAATTGGTACAACGGCTTTAATTTCGGGGATTTCTGCAGCAATGGTGGGAACCTTATTTTCAAGTGATTCCTGGACAGGCGTTACCTTTATTGCAGGAGAAATAAAAAATCCGAAGAGAAATGTAGGTTTAAGTATGTTTCTGGGAACTTTAATTGTAACTATTATTTACGTTCTGGTCAATATAATGTATGTAGCGGTTATTCCGCTTTGCGAAATTGCCGGTGCAAAATCGGATCGGGTTGCGGTTGTTGCGGCCGACTATATTTTTGGAGATATAGGAACGCTGATCATCGCCATTATGATCATGATTTCGACATTTGCCTGTAACAACGGCTTGATTATGGCCGGAGCCAGAGTATATTATACAATGGCGACTGATGGTTTGTTCTTTAAAAAAGCAGCATTATTAAACCATTCAAGCGTTCCTGCCTGGGCACTTTGGGCACAATGTATTTGGGCATCTGTATTATGCCTTACCGGAAAATACGGAGATTTACTAGACTTCGTAATCATCATTGTGCTGATTTTCTATATTTTAACGATCTACGGAATTATACGTCTTCGCAAAAAAATGCCTGATGCAGTTCGCCCTTATAAAGCAATCGGATATCCTTTTTTACCATTGCTGTATATTGTAATTGCCTCGGCAGTTTGCGTGTCGTTATTGTTTACCAAATTTTCTACTTGTGGCTGGGGTGTTTTAATTATGTTAATGGGAATTCCAATCTATTATTTGATAAAAGAAAAAACACCAAATTAA